The following DNA comes from Ptychodera flava strain L36383 chromosome 23 unlocalized genomic scaffold, AS_Pfla_20210202 Scaffold_24__1_contigs__length_23054250_pilon, whole genome shotgun sequence.
AATGATCTCCAACACTCTTATGCCTATCTTTTTACCAGTTCAATGGTGCAGTGCGCGTtagggtatacaaagcgtacaTTACTCATAGAGCTTTTCAGACGTAGGGTACAGGCAGGGTATGTTACTCAAAGAACACTATGGCAGGTaacaccctgacctatattttcgtccCGATGGATACAATATACATTGACATATtttgcattgcaaatttgtgccattttttgTATAACAACACCCTTGTATAACACAAAATCAGTATGtttgttgttttgctttgtATACGGTGTTGATACAGCCACAGCGGTGCATTGTGGGACGACCAGTAAAGGTCTATACACCTTacataaaaaatagcgtcaatgacacttgtcTCACATTTGGTTCGATGCGGCACGTCAGAGTGAGTGCACATACAATATTTAATAGCTTCTATGGCCATAGTAATCATAATGTCAAGTACATTGATGAAAAGTCCATCCAATACAAAGTCGAAATATTTAAggttggcaactgttgcaatggacacacacacaaaatatgcAGCCTGGTACATCAAATTGTCGTAGTGTACCATACCTAGGTACTGATGTCCTATTGTGATATTGCTCTACATGGtattaatgtaaacaatattagGTAATTCAACAAGCAGTAATATTTTTACAAACCCCAACTTATTATTGTCCTGGACGTCTTTGGTAGCGTTtatgtaaaaataatacaaacgtGTAAAATTCTGACGCACATTTACTGgcattttcacaaagtttacaaTTTTGCTCCTTATTTTTAGTTAACgtacttttttgtcaaaatgataACTTCATTCAAACTAGAATGTCCTAATTTGAACATTCTCAACAAAGTAAACcccctgggaacatgcataccaagtttcaaaggaaTCGGAAAGCCATTTCggtgaaaaatgatttttgaccaaaaatggaaaaattgccaaaaaatacTAATTTTAAAATGTCTTAACAATTTAGCACATCTGATAGAGGTCAAATCTAGGATCAAGCATaatgaatttcaaagcaatcaaacaagaaCTTGGgagaaatgatttttgaccaaaatgggaaaaatgccaaaaaatacatacatgaaaAATTCAACTCGATTTGAAGACACACAACTAAATTTGCCCCTAAATATATACATACTAAGTTTTAAAGCAATCAGAATAGGTAATTCAGAAAAATGACTTTTGACCTAAAATacgaaaaattgcccaaaaatacaatatgaaaATGTCTCTACTATTTTGGCATATCTGATGGAGGTCAACCCTGGGATCACGCATAATAAATTACAAGTAATCCAATTAAAAACTttgagagaaaatgatttttgaccaaaaattggtaaaattgccccaaaaatacaaatatgaaaattgcaccATAATTCGAACAAATATAGCAGAGGTCAACCCTAGGATTAtgcatgctaatttttcaagcaattggacaagctgtttcagagaagaggactttttggacaaaaacaggaaaaattgcccccaaaatagaactttaaaattttcaccacaatttgaacaaatccaagtcaCTTTAAGAGCctgcatgccaaatttcaaccaaatctggcctgtttttacagattttttgattagcaatttgcagtattttcccttttttcctcatttgcatattttgacactgacatgtatTCATTTCAATGAATTCACATCTTCTCCCccgggtgcacctgtacaccaaatactaagacggtaggtgctgcggtttggGAGTTTTTGATGCGAGCGgatatacatccgcacatacatacatacatacatacatacatacatacatacatacatacatacatacatacatacatacatacatacatacatacatacatacatacatacatacatacatacatacatacatacatacatacatacgtacatacgtacgtacgtacgtacatacatacatacatacatacatacatacatacatacatacagacatacatacatacatacatacatacatacatacagacagacagacagacagacagacagacagacagacgcctCTGACTTACAATATAAGCTCTCATTGGTataaatataccaaatgtgagctaacaaTTAATGttttggtcaaaggtcaaaggttcaGCCTACTATTTTTCGAAACAAGCGGTAGGCAATCATAAATCTTAATTTTCTTATTGTTGATACTCTGAACTTCACAGAGTATTGtccaaaaatattacaaaatgtttCAGGTATATCGGGACTGTTAAATTTTACCTGAGTTCCACCATTTCATCGAAGATACTCGTCAACACCTGCCGGTTTGGAATTTAACATCTCTAAAGTTGCTCTTCAGTGAATAATCACCCTCGGGGAACGTTGCCAGGCTATCCATGAACGATTTGATAGATGAGAGACATCCACCGATATTATTTAATCCATCGGTTAACTGGTTTGGATCGAAGCAACTCACAAAATCGTTGATCTTGGTCATGCatgatgtcaaacttgtttcGTTCGACGCCATCTTGGTGTATTTTTCGTTTCGGTTTTAGGGAACGTGCACGCGACAACCTTATTTCTCAGTGATTCTCACGTAGAGGTAGATACTCTATTGAACACTGGACTAATATATGTCTGAGGTTGTCCGGGGGCGGGCCGTCGAGGCTGTAGCGATTGAACAAGCTTTGCCTTGTTAGGCTGATGCACGTATGCGACACCCTTATGTATGCGATACCCCCTGTGTGGTTCTCCGAAGTGGTGTAGAGTCATTTGAAATACCCGGTATTAAAAATAGCCAACTGGCTGAGGTACCACTTGTACCTATCGTGTTTGTCCATGCAAACATGGCGACCGAGGAAGCGTCTAGATCTGATACCGTGTACAAGCATTTGGAGGCTGTCAGGAGTGCAACAGACGACAAACAAAAAAGATGGTCGGCAGTTCACGACTCTCTAGTCCAGACGTTTGACATCAGTGAGTTCAGTAAATATGACTGGAGCACGCGACGTGACGtaagaaaagctattttcgacGAACAACAGAACTTGATTGAGGTGATCGCCTGCTTCACTGGTTTACAGTAAGTGtgtcaaataattttacacTGACCGTTAGTATGCAGAAtgcaaaacttacaaaatcataGACGCTATTGTCTAAGTATAAAACGGCACATATCACACAAAATTAATTGTATGGGAGAATATTCACCATGGGATCGTACCAATGTTTCGATATCATGCTGATATAGGTTAGCTTCAAGTCTGTTACCCTGGGGAGTGGCTCATAAATTTTAGTATGACATTTGAACTTTaagtttgacctttgaactcaaaaTGGTGGCAGTTAATATATAAAGAGCAGTGGACAGCCTACGTCACTACTAGTATCTGAACAATAATACATTGCAGGCTTTTGCATCTGACGAAGATTTTGTCGTCTATTGAAACTTCTTTGTAACAATTAATGGGACATGAAGGCTCTCTGATACTGTGAAAAACAGTATACAGAATCTTTACACCAGCGTTCTTGATCATACACATGTACAATATCTTTCGAAAACCACGTTTAATCCGCAAATATTCACCTTCCTCGAACCCGAGGCGATTTAGCGAAAATTTAACTTTCCGTGAATTCATACCTCCTTTCTTCCACGCAACATACTGACAGACACACTGCCTGTGGCATCAGTTGCCACAAAATTCAGGCTATATTTGCAAAAACCACACGTCAAATATTACCTTCGAAAGGCCTTCGTCTAGTTGTGATGATCGATTCTTTCTTAACAAAAGGCGCTGAGTGTTTCTATACATATTGCAAAACTAGTAAGGATAATACATCGACTGCTAACTTCCGAACTCAAATATTAGCGATGAGATTTCACAACAAGAATAAGAAAATCAGTTTAACAATTACAAACTAGCAGTTATCCTTCCTTTTGTAACCAATATTATCCATTTACATTTGACTGCAAATCTAGAATAAATTTGTATCACTACATCAGATATGACATAGACAAAATTATCTGAAGTTACAGTAGTGAAAGCACAACAAAGTCGCAAAATCTTAATTAATATTTCACTTAAAGTGAAAAAATGcacaattttcatttgtggTACGCTCCTGTCAATCTTTTCTTCCTCGCATTACTTATACAAAGCTTCCCTTGTCTTGCTTTACAATAAACAGTTTCAAtatcataatttcatttttttttgttttattcatttatttttattatttatttatttatttatttatttattatttgtttgtttatttctttgctTTTCAGAGCGAATAGACTGCGGGCTCTTGACATTTTTAAAGCCATCAAGATTCGTGTCAactatgaatttcaaaccaTCGATGATTTTGTTCATGAAGCAAAGCTGGATAAACAtttgaatctgttcaaggaACGAGAGCTTTCGTCTCTTCTCGACATTCTGAATGTTGATATCAATGAGCTTAGACCACATATGCGACATGCGTCAATTCAAAGGTTAACCAAGACAATCGAAAGCATTCGTAAGTAAactgggtcaaaggttatcctTTGAATTCTCTCAGACGTTATGTGCACAATTAATTGAGCCGTATGTAAATTTATAGGAGCGCAATGTTATGCATTTCCAAAAAAGCCCGAAatatatgttcaaattgtgcacaGCAGGATTACGCATCATAGAGTACAAGAGAACATCATAGTAATATTTGGTTATGAAACAACACAGACACGGAAATAACTTCTTTCACTATAGATAACTCTATCGTTACAAttcattttattatattatacgTTCGGATCAAAACGATTTAATTTACTTATTATAGCAAACGTTGAGAGAATTCGAATGCTTGGTGTTTGTTGCATTAACATGTCTCTATGTGACCGCAGGCTGGTTGATGGTTGCTTGTTGATTTGCTGTGTGTAAGTTGCATGTAGTGTATTTAAGCAGTCTGTGTGGGCTTTTTTTTTGCCTAGCGTTTCATGTAGAGGGATTTCAATTGCGTTTATTCTTAACTTTCCAGGGACCGTAACTGAATACTGCGATTCTCAACTTCAAGTTGACATCGATAGGACCGCGGAAAAACACGTCGCTGAAGTCAACAAGATTGCTGACCACCTACAGCAAATCATCAACCGACTCTATTCACGATGGGAGGAATTCCGAACCAATGCCGTCACAGAGCAACGATCTAAGGAATCGCATCTGCTCGCAGGCTACTTTGACAAGGCTAAGAGAACGGTCAGTAATGCAACTTCGTCAGTTTATGCGCGGTTTTTCCCGCCAAGTGAGGGGGAAAATCAGAGTATCCGCAAGAAGAGAAAAGTGGAGAC
Coding sequences within:
- the LOC139124814 gene encoding uncharacterized protein, which translates into the protein MATEEASRSDTVYKHLEAVRSATDDKQKRWSAVHDSLVQTFDISEFSKYDWSTRRDVRKAIFDEQQNLIEVIACFTGLQANRLRALDIFKAIKIRVNYEFQTIDDFVHEAKLDKHLNLFKERELSSLLDILNVDINELRPHMRHASIQRLTKTIESIRTVTEYCDSQLQVDIDRTAEKHVAEVNKIADHLQQIINRLYSRWEEFRTNAVTEQRSKESHLLAGYFDKAKRTVSNATSSVYARFFPPSEGENQSIRKKRKVETNKCVEEDTKADDDEGFVHLYPLTEEKSNTDLESWKTTAIAESFQVKQLFYSLQELLAAVLKQSHQSKDTRNCENMTKCLNDTEKLLEVYLNDIDGVMEQLSHLSKQ